A part of Arachis hypogaea cultivar Tifrunner chromosome 12, arahy.Tifrunner.gnm2.J5K5, whole genome shotgun sequence genomic DNA contains:
- the LOC112728156 gene encoding B3 domain-containing transcription repressor VAL2 isoform X2, whose amino-acid sequence MESRSCMNVVCATLTSIQWRKGWALRSGEFADLCDKCGSAYEQSTFCEKFHSNDSGWRECVSCGKRLHCGCIASRSQLELLDSGGVSCINCTRNSGHQLVAGTEKPTGSGASKIKNVSEQLCPSLANQLNVRGMQVGHSTDSDGLRWWLKPHNPDANVPFPEIKTEEGLPSTAELGSQLISQFRCKSNGSSRVAKSDNCQADMEMQDIYESLAHANLSMTLASPSGNPNPFHSAIADEREQSKTSPPLLLGSRSRHLLPKPPRSSLGSSLETNAAMVSQIRVARPPAEGRGRNQLLPRYWPRITDQELQQISGDSNSTIVPLFEKMLSASDAGRIGRLVLPKACAEAYFPPISQPEGLPLRIQDVKGKEWVFQFRFWPNNNSRMYVLEGVTPCIQSMQLQAGDTVTFSRMDPEGKLIMGFRKATNSAAVQSQKGSSESPLNTLSKKWNSAGGDMNWHNIEIPEKRTREGSFLPPVLVPEKKKTRNIGSKSKRLLIDSQDALELKLTWEEAQDLLRPPPTAKPSIVMIEDHVFEEYEEPPVFGKKSIFVARSAGINEQWTQCDNCSKWRKLPVDVLVPPKWTCADNLWDQSRRACSAPDELSPREMDNLLRLIKEFKKQRMTASQRPTLEHESSGLDALANAAILGDDAGDPSRAPVAATTKHPRHRPGCSCIVCIQPPSGKGKHKPTCTCNVCMTVKRRFKTLMMRKKKRQSEREAEIAQRNQQSWVTKDESEVESTSQHLTRGDGSENEARVPNELDSRSQDHADDAAKGHLDLNCQPDREDAQAGTNSMSMMSLLEEANLPLETYLKKNGLTSLMSEQETNSASNMQAQTTNDSEGKQNEDCCTPSAVQEQESSPEESSEQDKGQNNS is encoded by the exons ATGGAGTCAAGGAGCTGCATGAACGTGGTATGCGCCACCTTGACGTCGATTCAATGGCGCAAAGGTTGGGCCTTGCGATCCGGCGAATTTGCCGATCTCTGTGATAAGTGCGG TTCTGCATATGAGCAATCAACATTTTGTGAAAAATTCCACTCAAATGATTCTGGTTGGAGAGAGTGTGTTTCATGTGGCAAG CGTCTACATTGTGGATGCATTGCCTCTAGGTCTCAGCTTGAGTTGCTAGATTCCGGTGGTGTAAGCTGTATAAATTGCACAAGAAATTCAGGACATCAACTT GTTGCGGGTACTGAAAAGCCTACTGGCTCTGGGGCATCAAAGATAAAGAACGTCAGTGAACAACTGTGTCCATCTCTGGCTAACCAATTAAATGTCAGGGGTATGCAAGTAGGACATTCCACAGATAGTGATGGGCTGAGATGGTGGCTTAAACCTCATAATCCTGATGCAAATGTCCCTTTTCCAGAGATAAAAACAGAGGAAGGTTTGCCTTCTACTGCAGAACTTGGAAGCCAATTGATATCACAATTTCGCTGCAAATCTAATGGTTCATCTAGGGTTGCCAAATCAGACAACTGCCAGGCAGATATGGAGATGCAAGATATATATGAATCATTGGCACATGCAAATTTGAGTATGACTCTTGCTTCTCCTTCAGGAAATCCAAATCCCTTTCATAGTGCCATTGCTGATGAAAGGGAACAAAGTAAAACCTCGCCTCCACTTTTACTTGGGTCTAGGTCTCGCCACCTTTTACCAAAGCCTCCTAGGTCAAGCCTTGGTTCAAGCTTAGAAACAAATGCAGCTATGGTGTCCCAAATCCGTGTAGCAAGGCCTCCTGCCGAGGGACGTGGAAGAAATCAGCTACTTCCCCGTTACTGGCCTAGGATTACAGATCAAGAGTTGCAACAAATATCAGGAGA TTCAAATTCCACCATTGTGCCACTCTTTGAGAAGATGCTTAGTGCAAGTGATGCTGGTCGAATTGGTCGCTTAGTTTTACCAAAAGCATGTGCTGAA GCATATTTCCCTCCTATCTCTCAACCAGAGGGCCTTCCTCTACGAATCCAAGATGTGAAAGGAAAAGAATGGGTGTTCCAGTTTAGATTTTGGCCAAATAATAACAGCAGGATGTATGTTCTAGAAGGTGTAACTCCTTGTATTCAGTCTATGCAACTGCAAGCTGGAGATACTG TAACTTTTAGCCGGATGGACCCTGAAGGGAAACTTATTATGGGGTTTAGGAAGGCAACAAATTCTGCTGCAGTACAG TCACAAAAGGGAAGTTCAGAATCCCCGCTAAATACGCTGTCTAAAAAATGGAATTCAGCTGGTGGTGACATGAATTGGCATAATATTGAAATTCCTGAAAAAAGGACAAGGGAGGGATCATTTTTGCCGCCTGTGCTGGTTCCAGAGAAGAAAAAAACCAGGAATATTGGATCAAAAAGTAAGAGGTTGCTTATTGATAGCCAGGATGCGCTGGAGTTGAAGCTTACATGGGAAGAGGCACAGGATTTGCTTCGTCCTCCTCCAACTGCTAAACCAAGCATTGTCATGATTGAGGATCATGTATTTGAAGAATATGAA GAACCTCCTGTCTTTGGAAAGAAGAGTATATTCGTAGCCCGCTCTGCTGG GATAAATGAGCAGTGGACACAGTGTGATAATTGCTCAAAATGGAGGAAGTTACCAGTTGATGTACTTGTTCCCCCTAAGTGGACATGTGCTGATAACTTGTGGGATCAGAGCAG GCGTGCATGTTCTGCTCCAGACGAATTGAGCCCAAGGGAGATGGATAATCTCTTGCGACTGATCAAGG AATTCAAGAAACAGCGAATGACTGCCAGCCAAAGACCAACCTTAGAACATGAATCTTCCGGATTGGATGCTTTGGCAAATGCTGCAATACTTGGAGATGATGCAGGTGACCCTAGCAGAGCACCAGTTGCTGCCACTACGAAGCACCCTCGGCATAGACCTGGTTGCTCCTGTATTGTATGTATCCAACCACCGAGTGGGAAGGGCAAGCACAAACCTACATGCACCTGTAACGTGTGCATGACAGTAAAACGTAGGTTTAAAACCCTTATGATGCGAAAGAAGAAGCGGCAATCTGAGCGTGAAGCAGAGATTGCTCAGAGAAATCAGCAGTCATGGGTGACCAAGGATGAATCTGAAGTAGAAAGCACCTCTCAGCATTTAACTCGAGGTGATGGTTCGGAGAATGAAGCAAGGGTGCCAAACGAGTTAGATTCAAGGAGTCAAGACCATGCGGATGATGCAGCCAAGGGACACTTAGATTTGAACTGCCAACCTGATCGAGAAGATGCTCAAGCTGGGACAAACAGCATGAGCATGATGAGTCTTCTTGAAGAAGCAAATCTGCCATTGGAGACCTACCTGAAGAAAAATGGTCTTACTAGCTTGATGTCAGAACAGGAAACAAATTCAGCCTCAAATATGCAGGCACAGACGACCAATGACAGTGAGGGAAAACAAAATGAGGATTGTTGTACTCCTTCTGCTGTTCAGGAGCAGGAAAGCAGTCCCGAAGAGAGCAGTGAGCAAGACAAAGGCCAAAACAATTCATGA
- the LOC112728156 gene encoding B3 domain-containing transcription repressor VAL2 isoform X1 — MESRSCMNVVCATLTSIQWRKGWALRSGEFADLCDKCGSAYEQSTFCEKFHSNDSGWRECVSCGKRLHCGCIASRSQLELLDSGGVSCINCTRNSGHQLVAGTEKPTGSGASKIKNVSEQLCPSLANQLNVRGMQVGHSTDSDGLRWWLKPHNPDANVPFPEIKTEEGLPSTAELGSQLISQFRCKSNGSSRVAKSDNCQADMEMQDIYESLAHANLSMTLASPSGNPNPFHSAIADEREQSKTSPPLLLGSRSRHLLPKPPRSSLGSSLETNAAMVSQIRVARPPAEGRGRNQLLPRYWPRITDQELQQISGDSNSTIVPLFEKMLSASDAGRIGRLVLPKACAEAYFPPISQPEGLPLRIQDVKGKEWVFQFRFWPNNNSRMYVLEGVTPCIQSMQLQAGDTVTFSRMDPEGKLIMGFRKATNSAAVQESHPSNMPNGSHSSETSYSGVYENLPILSGYSGLLQSQKGSSESPLNTLSKKWNSAGGDMNWHNIEIPEKRTREGSFLPPVLVPEKKKTRNIGSKSKRLLIDSQDALELKLTWEEAQDLLRPPPTAKPSIVMIEDHVFEEYEEPPVFGKKSIFVARSAGINEQWTQCDNCSKWRKLPVDVLVPPKWTCADNLWDQSRRACSAPDELSPREMDNLLRLIKEFKKQRMTASQRPTLEHESSGLDALANAAILGDDAGDPSRAPVAATTKHPRHRPGCSCIVCIQPPSGKGKHKPTCTCNVCMTVKRRFKTLMMRKKKRQSEREAEIAQRNQQSWVTKDESEVESTSQHLTRGDGSENEARVPNELDSRSQDHADDAAKGHLDLNCQPDREDAQAGTNSMSMMSLLEEANLPLETYLKKNGLTSLMSEQETNSASNMQAQTTNDSEGKQNEDCCTPSAVQEQESSPEESSEQDKGQNNS; from the exons ATGGAGTCAAGGAGCTGCATGAACGTGGTATGCGCCACCTTGACGTCGATTCAATGGCGCAAAGGTTGGGCCTTGCGATCCGGCGAATTTGCCGATCTCTGTGATAAGTGCGG TTCTGCATATGAGCAATCAACATTTTGTGAAAAATTCCACTCAAATGATTCTGGTTGGAGAGAGTGTGTTTCATGTGGCAAG CGTCTACATTGTGGATGCATTGCCTCTAGGTCTCAGCTTGAGTTGCTAGATTCCGGTGGTGTAAGCTGTATAAATTGCACAAGAAATTCAGGACATCAACTT GTTGCGGGTACTGAAAAGCCTACTGGCTCTGGGGCATCAAAGATAAAGAACGTCAGTGAACAACTGTGTCCATCTCTGGCTAACCAATTAAATGTCAGGGGTATGCAAGTAGGACATTCCACAGATAGTGATGGGCTGAGATGGTGGCTTAAACCTCATAATCCTGATGCAAATGTCCCTTTTCCAGAGATAAAAACAGAGGAAGGTTTGCCTTCTACTGCAGAACTTGGAAGCCAATTGATATCACAATTTCGCTGCAAATCTAATGGTTCATCTAGGGTTGCCAAATCAGACAACTGCCAGGCAGATATGGAGATGCAAGATATATATGAATCATTGGCACATGCAAATTTGAGTATGACTCTTGCTTCTCCTTCAGGAAATCCAAATCCCTTTCATAGTGCCATTGCTGATGAAAGGGAACAAAGTAAAACCTCGCCTCCACTTTTACTTGGGTCTAGGTCTCGCCACCTTTTACCAAAGCCTCCTAGGTCAAGCCTTGGTTCAAGCTTAGAAACAAATGCAGCTATGGTGTCCCAAATCCGTGTAGCAAGGCCTCCTGCCGAGGGACGTGGAAGAAATCAGCTACTTCCCCGTTACTGGCCTAGGATTACAGATCAAGAGTTGCAACAAATATCAGGAGA TTCAAATTCCACCATTGTGCCACTCTTTGAGAAGATGCTTAGTGCAAGTGATGCTGGTCGAATTGGTCGCTTAGTTTTACCAAAAGCATGTGCTGAA GCATATTTCCCTCCTATCTCTCAACCAGAGGGCCTTCCTCTACGAATCCAAGATGTGAAAGGAAAAGAATGGGTGTTCCAGTTTAGATTTTGGCCAAATAATAACAGCAGGATGTATGTTCTAGAAGGTGTAACTCCTTGTATTCAGTCTATGCAACTGCAAGCTGGAGATACTG TAACTTTTAGCCGGATGGACCCTGAAGGGAAACTTATTATGGGGTTTAGGAAGGCAACAAATTCTGCTGCAGTACAG GAATCTCATCCATCTAATATGCCCAATGGCTCTCATTCAAGTGAAACTTCCTATTCTGGTGTTTATGAGAATCTACCTATATTAAGTGGTTATTCTGGCCTTCTCCAGTCACAAAAGGGAAGTTCAGAATCCCCGCTAAATACGCTGTCTAAAAAATGGAATTCAGCTGGTGGTGACATGAATTGGCATAATATTGAAATTCCTGAAAAAAGGACAAGGGAGGGATCATTTTTGCCGCCTGTGCTGGTTCCAGAGAAGAAAAAAACCAGGAATATTGGATCAAAAAGTAAGAGGTTGCTTATTGATAGCCAGGATGCGCTGGAGTTGAAGCTTACATGGGAAGAGGCACAGGATTTGCTTCGTCCTCCTCCAACTGCTAAACCAAGCATTGTCATGATTGAGGATCATGTATTTGAAGAATATGAA GAACCTCCTGTCTTTGGAAAGAAGAGTATATTCGTAGCCCGCTCTGCTGG GATAAATGAGCAGTGGACACAGTGTGATAATTGCTCAAAATGGAGGAAGTTACCAGTTGATGTACTTGTTCCCCCTAAGTGGACATGTGCTGATAACTTGTGGGATCAGAGCAG GCGTGCATGTTCTGCTCCAGACGAATTGAGCCCAAGGGAGATGGATAATCTCTTGCGACTGATCAAGG AATTCAAGAAACAGCGAATGACTGCCAGCCAAAGACCAACCTTAGAACATGAATCTTCCGGATTGGATGCTTTGGCAAATGCTGCAATACTTGGAGATGATGCAGGTGACCCTAGCAGAGCACCAGTTGCTGCCACTACGAAGCACCCTCGGCATAGACCTGGTTGCTCCTGTATTGTATGTATCCAACCACCGAGTGGGAAGGGCAAGCACAAACCTACATGCACCTGTAACGTGTGCATGACAGTAAAACGTAGGTTTAAAACCCTTATGATGCGAAAGAAGAAGCGGCAATCTGAGCGTGAAGCAGAGATTGCTCAGAGAAATCAGCAGTCATGGGTGACCAAGGATGAATCTGAAGTAGAAAGCACCTCTCAGCATTTAACTCGAGGTGATGGTTCGGAGAATGAAGCAAGGGTGCCAAACGAGTTAGATTCAAGGAGTCAAGACCATGCGGATGATGCAGCCAAGGGACACTTAGATTTGAACTGCCAACCTGATCGAGAAGATGCTCAAGCTGGGACAAACAGCATGAGCATGATGAGTCTTCTTGAAGAAGCAAATCTGCCATTGGAGACCTACCTGAAGAAAAATGGTCTTACTAGCTTGATGTCAGAACAGGAAACAAATTCAGCCTCAAATATGCAGGCACAGACGACCAATGACAGTGAGGGAAAACAAAATGAGGATTGTTGTACTCCTTCTGCTGTTCAGGAGCAGGAAAGCAGTCCCGAAGAGAGCAGTGAGCAAGACAAAGGCCAAAACAATTCATGA
- the LOC112729393 gene encoding non-specific lipid-transfer protein 1, whose translation MATSISVVKVTYLTMLIMCITLGQMTQAVELCGKIDATLVPCVEYLSRNEHIIPQSCCDGVKNLNAGAKSKEDRQSVCNCIRRMTKNLRGLKPDKLAKLPEQCGVKLPYKLSPSMDCTE comes from the coding sequence ATGGCTACCTCTATTAGTGTTGTTAAGGTTACATACTTGACCATGTTGATAATGTGCATAACTTTGGGTCAAATGACACAAGCTGTTGAATTATGTGGCAAGATTGATGCCACATTAGTACCATGCGTTGAATACCTGAGCAGAAACGAACATATAATCCCTCAAAGTTGTTGTGATGGGGTTAAGAACCTGAATGCTGGAGCCAAGAGCAAAGAAGATCGTCAATCCGTTTGCAACTGCATCAGAAGAATGACTAAGAATCTTAGGGGTCTGAAGCCTGACAAGCTTGCTAAACTTCCAGAACAATGTGGAGTTAAATTGCCCTACAAGTTATCCCCCTCCATGGATTGCACCGAGTAA